In the genome of Metabacillus litoralis, the window AAACAATCGTTTCACTACTTCTGCATGACTATTATGTATCTTTAGTTCCTTCTCACCCTTTTGTTTGGTATAGCCAAATGTTGCCCTTCCTCCTGCATAACCACCTTCCTTCGCCTTCTTATTTCTCCCTTTCATTAGTTTGAGAGCAATTTCAAGCCGTTGGTATTGGTCCAATAACTCCATTAAACCATTTACCAAAAAATCATTTGGGTCTTTCTTATGGATACTGTAAAAGGTTTGTTCAATGCTTTTAATGTCACATCCATATTTCTTCATCTCTCGTTGTATTAGTACTTTCACAATATCAGACCGCCATAATCGGCTTGTATTCAGCACCACCACATAATCAATTTGGATAGACGAAAGGTGAGCCAACATTTCTTGTAAGCCCACCCTGTCTATTTCTAGTGCTTCTTCATTTAATTTTGCACCACTTATTCCTTCATCTCTAAAAATATGTATCAAGTTCAAGCCTTGTTCCTCACAGTACGCTCTAATTTCATCTTCTTGATATTTCAAGCTATATCCATCTCTTGCTTGCCCTTGAGTCGAAACCCGTATATACCCTACAACGTTCAATTTCTCACCCTCCCGTTACGAAAATTAAAATTTATGTAACGCTTTTTAACGAATAGCGAGTATTATACGACCATCTCTTGTAAAAATACAACACAATTTTTGTCTGCTCTGTTGCTAAACTAGTAACCTTCTTACGTAACCTACCTTTTATCGCCACGAGCTTTTCAATCTCGTTAGTTTGTCAACCATTCCATATCATAACTATACCTGCCATGTAAAATGTCATCTCGCCTATTTCTCTTTCCTATTCATTTCCCGTAAAGTATTAAAACGATACTCCTTGATGGTATAACCAATGAGCTTTCGATTTTCAATTAAATCATTTTCTTTTTGTCTCTCCAAAAAATCCTCACTTTCTTTTTATTCACTAGCTTTATGTATCTGTATCGTTACCACCTTTAGCATTACGAACTTTGTCATTTTCATTAGTTTGTGGATTTTGGAGTATCATAAGTCCTTTTGGCATGTAAAATGTCATCTCGCCTATTTATCGTACTTCTCTCGCAAAGCAAGTATTAAAACAGAATGCCTTGATGGTACTACCTTCATGAGTTATGAATTTCATGTAGACATTTTAATTTGTCCAAAGTTACATTTCTAACAAAAAGCACTTGTTGCCATAAGTAGACAATCAAGTGCTCTATTCAATGTTTTACTTCCTATATAATTTAGTTGTGCAACGTAAGATTTCCATAAATAAAATCTATAAAGAGTCTTAAAAACATCTACATCATTTTCGTTTAATACTGCTTTTATTTCATTACCTTTAAAACAACTTTTCAAGCGTAACAGTCCATACGTGAGTAGTATGTGTGGACTATTTTACGCTTACTTTTATATTTTATTGCTGAGAACCCGAAGTATTAATCAACCATATCCCTAAAGTACTCTGCATTCTCATCAACCTTTCTTATAAATTCCTCCAATGAACCAGCAATTTGGGTTTCAAAAAAATATACAGGAGTTTGTTGTGGAGTATTTAAATC includes:
- a CDS encoding recombinase family protein, coding for MNVVGYIRVSTQGQARDGYSLKYQEDEIRAYCEEQGLNLIHIFRDEGISGAKLNEEALEIDRVGLQEMLAHLSSIQIDYVVVLNTSRLWRSDIVKVLIQREMKKYGCDIKSIEQTFYSIHKKDPNDFLVNGLMELLDQYQRLEIALKLMKGRNKKAKEGGYAGGRATFGYTKQKGEKELKIHNSHAEVVKRLFELRKIHMKWSLSRLAEALNDEGYQTSQGKTFTKVQVKRILDRESFYQGIYTYGQIQANGKHEAII